The Archocentrus centrarchus isolate MPI-CPG fArcCen1 chromosome 7, fArcCen1, whole genome shotgun sequence genome window below encodes:
- the LOC115783802 gene encoding prickle-like protein 2: protein MSLEMEKTITKLMYDFQRNSTSDDDSGCALEEYVWVPPGLSPEQVHQYYNCLPEEKVPYINSPGEKYRIKQLLHQLPPHDNEVRYCNALDEEEKRELKLFSNQRKKDNLGRGNVRPFPLTINGAICDKCGGQINGGDIVVFAARAGHGKCWHPQCFVCGTCEELLVDLIYFHQDGKIYCGRHHAERLKPRCCACDEIIFADECTEAEGRHWHMKHFCCYECETTLGGQRYIMKDGRPHCCNCFESLYAEYCDACGEHIGIDQGQMTYDGQHWHATEECFCCARCKRSLLGRPFLPKQGQIFCSRSCSAGQDPEESDSSDSAFQSARSRESRHSTKIGKKERRNAEQDRRSTEPRQSAPPPMPDRLSADMDPLSVQMDRLSLTSSQTPSRTPNRTPSRTPSRAPSLNQVWMSRDDPYIPASYEGPQRDPSPSPTSIHLLGQCNARQGYNPSANAHPPAQTPANPGKRPDSWGKEQGNAKRTPMAALRGYSFNENWMHHSQDEFRPNKLRTQMSFNEMSSQNQGFSDKRSVSLHGFQRNGRPPLTRRNPINAMSFNEPLTPLEQTPRGSMDSLTMSNATGNSLDGVSKRQEHLSRFSMPDLSKDSGVNVSEKSNMGTLSSSVQFHSTESLSSSRPFNNNNMYTPLRVGYPLQYWDGPQPLGFDGKGRVGVMGSSGNLRMAPMSDRMPRRSISGQESVSQNQQPQPRRRKHHRGNNGNGHHRSGRHHKRSRRSRSDNALHLVADRPTQMMEPPYRRVQEDYDRFPSGHAARELFGLDPGGYRQQLHRPCPRTTSDLTLQNAGWQPVGLGGPCWGDGYMETADPWCSSCSSSSESEEEEAYFMGEPIPRPVQLCYINNEERRHRYSPSGIGSHHGPLHGPIHGQLHTRQRRKSKNCIIS, encoded by the exons gtgCATCAGTATTATAATTGCTTACCAGAGGAGAAGGTCCCCTATATTAACAGCCCTGGAGAGAAATATCGCATCAAGCAGTTGCTTCACCAGTTGCCACCACATGACAATGAG GTGCGTTATTGTAATGCACTGGATGAGGAGGAGAAACGAGAGCTCAAGCTCTTCAGCAACCAGCGGAAGAAGGATAACTTGGGCCGAGGAAACGTTCGTCCTTTCCCCCTCACGATCAATGGGGCCATCTGTGACAAG TGTGGGGGTCAGATAAATGGAGGGGACATTGTAGTTTTTGCGGCAAGGGCGGGTCATGGAAAATGCTGGCACCCTCAGTGCTTTGTCTGCGGCACGTGTGAGGAACTATTGGTGGACCTCATATACTTTCACCAGGATGGCAAGATCTACTGTGGCCGGCACCATGCCGAGAGGCTGAAACCCCGCTGCTGTGCCTGTGATGAG ATCATCTTTGCTGATGAGTGCACTGAGGCAGAAGGCAGGCACTGGCACATGAAGCATTTCTGTTGCTACGAGTGTGAGACCACCCTTGGCGGGCAGCGCTACATCATGAAGGATGGACGGCCACACTGCTGCAACTGCTTCGAGTCCCTTTATGCAGAGTACTGTGACGCATGTGGAGAACACATAG GCATTGACCAAGGCCAGATGACTTATGATGGACAGCACTGGCATGCAACTGAGGAATGTTTTTGCTGTGCCCGTTGCAAGCGCTCTCTTCTTGGCCGCCCCTTCCTGCCAAAGCAGGGGCAGATCTTCTGTTCCCGGTCCTGCAGTGCTGGACAG GATCCAGAGGAGTCTGACTCCTCAGACTCAGCCTTCCAAAGTGCTCGCTCACGTGAGTCCCGCCACAGCACCAAGATTGGAAAGAAGGAGCGAAGGAATGCCGAACAGGACAGGCGAAGCACCGAACCCCGCCAGTCAGCTCCTCCACCGATGCCAGACCGTCTGTCTGCTGACATGGATCCCCTCTCTGTTCAGATGGATCGCTTAAGCCTCACATCCAGCCAGACTCCGAGCAGGACACCCAACCGCACCCCTAGCCGCACTCCGAGTCGTGCCCCAAGCCTTAACCAGGTGTGGATGAGCCGAGATGACCCATATATCCCTGCTTCCTATGAAGGCCCTCAGCGGGATCCTTCCCCTAGCCCTACATCCATTCATCTGCTGGGTCAGTGTAATGCCAGACAAGGCTACAATCCCAGTGCGAATGCACATCCACCAGCCCAGACTCCTGCCAACCCAGGGAAGAGGCCTGATTCCTGGGGAAAAGAACAAGGGAATGCCAAGAGGACCCCTATGGCTGCCCTGAGAGGCTACTCCTTTAATGAAAACTGGATGCACCACAGCCAGGATGAGTTCAGACCCAACAAGCTGCGCACCCAGATGAGTTTCAATGAGATGTCTAGCCAGAACCAAGGTTTCTCTGACAAGAGAAGTGTCAGTCTGCATGGATTCCAGAGAAATGGAAGACCCCCACTTACCAGGAGGAACCCCATCAATGCCATGAGCTTTAATGAGCCCCTCACTCCTCTAGAACAGACCCCTCGTGGATCCATGGACTCCTTAACAATGTCTAATGCTACAG GTAACTCTCTAGATGGGGTCAGTAAGCGTCAGGAGCATTTGTCAAGGTTTTCCATGCCTGACCTGAGTAAGGAttcaggtgtgaatgtgtctgaaaAGAGCAACATGGGTACCCTCAGCTCCTCAGTCCAGTTCCACAGCACAGAATCACTGTCCTCCTCCCGCCccttcaacaacaacaacatgtacACTCCTCTGAGAGTCGGCTACCCACTGCAGTATTGGGATGGCCCACAGCCACTTGGCTTTGATGGTAAAGGTCGTGTCGGGGTGATGGGGAGCAGTGGAAATCTGCGGATGGCTCCCATGAGTGACAGAATGCCCCGTCGAAGCATAAGTGGGCAGGAATCTGTGTCCCAGAACCAGCAGCCACAACCCAGACGCCGCAAACACCATCGTGGAAACAACGGCAACGGGCATCACCGCAGTGGCCGCCACCACAAACGCTCTCGCCGTTCTCGTTCTGACAACGCCTTGCACCTAGTGGCAGACCGGCCTACTCAAATGATGGAGCCACCCTACCGTCGTGTTCAGGAGGATTATGATCGCTTCCCCTCTGGTCATGCTGCTCGGGAGTTGTTTGGCCTGGACCCAGGTGGGTACAGACAGCAGCTCCACCGGCCCTGCCCCCGCACCACTTCCGATCTTACCCTGCAGAATGCTGGCTGGCAACCTGTTGGACTGGGTGGGCCATGCTGGGGCGATGGGTACATGGAAACTGCTGACCCCTGGTGCTCTAgctgctcctcttcttctgAGTCTGAGGAAGAAGAGGCTTATTTTATGGGTGAACCAATCCCTCGGCCCGTGCAGCTGTGCTACATCAACAACGAGGAGCGGCGCCATCGCTACAGCCCCTCTGGGATAGGTAGCCATCATGGGCCTCTTCACGGACCGATTCATGGCCAGCTGCACACCcgccagaggaggaagagcaaaaACTGCATCATTTCATAG